A window of the Streptomyces sp. Ag109_O5-10 genome harbors these coding sequences:
- the hisC gene encoding histidinol-phosphate transaminase, whose translation MSETSPKLRAELEGIPTYKPGKPAAAGGPVAYKLSSNENPYPPLPGVMESVTAAAASFNRYPDLACTGLVNELSDRFGVPLGHLATGTGSVGVAQQLVQATSGPGDEVIYAWRSFEAYPIITQISGAQSVQVPLTPGDVHDLDAMAAAVTDRTRLIFVCNPNNPTGTVVKRAELERFLDRVPNDVLVVLDEAYREFIRDPEVPDGVAIYRERPNVCVLRTFSKAYGLAGLRVGFAIAHEPVAAALRKTAVPFGVSQLAQEAAIASLRAEDELLGRVGSLVCERQRVVEALRGQGWTVPETQANFVWLRLGERTTAFAQLCEEHGVVVRPFPGEGVRVTVGETEANDIFLKVTEAFRKEH comes from the coding sequence CGAGCTGGAGGGTATCCCCACCTACAAGCCGGGCAAGCCGGCGGCGGCCGGCGGCCCGGTCGCGTACAAGCTCTCCTCCAACGAGAACCCGTATCCGCCGCTGCCCGGAGTGATGGAGTCCGTCACCGCGGCCGCCGCCTCCTTCAACCGCTACCCCGACCTCGCGTGCACCGGGCTGGTGAACGAGCTCTCGGACCGTTTCGGCGTGCCGCTCGGGCACCTGGCCACCGGCACCGGTTCGGTCGGTGTCGCCCAGCAGCTGGTCCAGGCCACCAGCGGACCCGGCGACGAGGTGATCTACGCGTGGCGGTCCTTCGAGGCTTATCCGATCATCACGCAGATCAGCGGTGCCCAGTCGGTCCAGGTGCCGCTCACGCCCGGCGATGTACACGACCTGGACGCGATGGCGGCCGCCGTCACCGACCGCACCCGCCTGATCTTCGTCTGCAACCCCAACAACCCGACCGGTACGGTCGTGAAGCGGGCCGAGCTGGAGCGGTTCCTGGACCGCGTGCCGAACGACGTGCTGGTGGTCCTGGACGAGGCCTACCGGGAGTTCATCCGCGATCCCGAGGTCCCCGACGGCGTCGCGATCTACCGTGAGCGGCCGAACGTCTGTGTGCTGCGGACCTTCTCCAAGGCCTACGGCCTCGCCGGGCTGCGCGTCGGCTTCGCGATCGCGCACGAGCCGGTGGCCGCGGCGCTGCGCAAGACGGCGGTTCCCTTCGGGGTGAGTCAGCTCGCCCAGGAGGCGGCGATCGCCTCGCTGCGGGCCGAGGACGAGCTGCTGGGCCGGGTCGGCTCGCTGGTGTGCGAGCGGCAGCGGGTGGTCGAGGCGCTGCGCGGCCAGGGCTGGACGGTGCCCGAGACCCAGGCCAACTTCGTGTGGCTGCGGCTGGGGGAGCGTACGACCGCCTTCGCGCAGCTCTGCGAGGAGCACGGTGTGGTCGTGCGGCCGTTCCCCGGCGAGGGCGTGCGGGTGACGGTCGGCGAGACCGAGGCGAACGACATCTTCCTGAAGGTGACGGAGGCGTTCCGCAAGGAGCACTAG
- a CDS encoding cytochrome ubiquinol oxidase subunit I, with protein sequence MDLALAPETLARWQFGITTVYHFLFVPLTISLAALTAGLQTAWVRTEKEKYLRATKFWGKLFLINIAMGVVTGIVQEFQFGMNWSDYSRFVGDIFGAPLAFEALIAFFFESTFIGLWIFGWDKLPKKIHLACIWMVSIGTILSAYFILAANSWMQHPVGYKIDKAKGRAELTDFWAVLTQNTALAQAFHTLSASFLTGGAFMVGIAAFHLFRKKHISVMKTSLRLGLVTVVIAGMLTAISGDTLGKVMFKQQPMKMAAAEALWDGQKPAPFSIFAYGDVSKGHNTVEFSVPGLLSFLADDSFNSYVPGINDTNKAEQQKYGAGDYRPIIPVTFWAFRWMIGFGMASFAIGLAGLWLTRKKFMLPQHLRVGEDEVPNLVLFRSKALSPQLGRLYWLVAIWTLGFPLIANSWGWIFTEMGRQPWVVYGVLQTRDAVSPGVSQTEILISLVTFTALYAVLAVVEVKLLVKYIKAGPPELTEDDLNPPAKIGGEARDADKPMAFSY encoded by the coding sequence GTGGACCTGGCTCTGGCGCCGGAGACACTGGCGCGCTGGCAGTTCGGCATCACCACCGTCTACCACTTCCTGTTCGTCCCGCTGACGATCTCACTGGCCGCGCTCACGGCCGGCCTGCAGACCGCCTGGGTGCGCACGGAGAAGGAGAAGTACCTCAGGGCGACCAAGTTCTGGGGGAAGCTCTTCCTGATCAACATCGCGATGGGTGTGGTCACCGGCATCGTGCAGGAATTCCAGTTCGGCATGAACTGGTCCGACTACTCGCGCTTCGTCGGCGACATCTTCGGCGCCCCGCTCGCCTTCGAGGCACTGATCGCCTTCTTCTTCGAGTCCACCTTCATCGGGCTGTGGATCTTCGGCTGGGACAAGCTGCCCAAGAAGATCCACCTGGCCTGCATATGGATGGTCTCCATCGGCACGATCCTGTCCGCGTACTTCATCCTCGCGGCCAACTCGTGGATGCAGCACCCCGTCGGCTACAAGATCGACAAGGCGAAGGGGCGGGCCGAACTCACCGACTTCTGGGCCGTCCTCACCCAGAACACCGCGCTGGCCCAGGCCTTCCACACGCTGTCCGCGTCCTTCCTGACCGGTGGCGCGTTCATGGTCGGCATCGCCGCCTTCCACCTGTTCCGCAAGAAGCACATCAGCGTGATGAAGACCTCGCTGCGGCTCGGCCTGGTCACCGTCGTCATCGCCGGCATGCTCACCGCGATCAGCGGCGACACCCTCGGCAAGGTCATGTTCAAACAGCAGCCGATGAAGATGGCCGCCGCCGAGGCCCTGTGGGACGGCCAGAAGCCGGCGCCCTTCTCGATCTTCGCCTACGGAGACGTCAGCAAGGGCCACAACACCGTCGAGTTCTCCGTCCCCGGCCTGCTGTCCTTCCTGGCCGACGACAGCTTCAACTCGTACGTCCCCGGCATCAACGACACCAACAAGGCCGAGCAGCAGAAGTACGGCGCCGGCGACTACCGGCCCATCATCCCCGTCACCTTCTGGGCGTTCCGCTGGATGATCGGCTTCGGCATGGCGTCCTTCGCCATCGGCCTCGCCGGACTCTGGCTGACCCGCAAGAAGTTCATGCTGCCGCAGCACCTGCGGGTCGGTGAGGACGAGGTGCCGAACCTGGTCCTCTTCAGGAGCAAGGCGCTCAGTCCTCAGCTCGGCAGGCTGTACTGGCTGGTGGCGATATGGACGCTGGGCTTCCCGCTGATAGCCAACTCCTGGGGCTGGATCTTCACCGAGATGGGCCGCCAGCCCTGGGTCGTCTACGGCGTTCTGCAGACCCGCGACGCGGTCTCCCCCGGTGTCTCCCAGACCGAGATCCTCATCTCGCTGGTCACCTTCACCGCGCTCTACGCCGTCCTCGCCGTCGTCGAGGTCAAGCTGCTCGTGAAGTACATCAAGGCCGGCCCGCCCGAGCTCACCGAGGATGATCTCAACCCGCCCGCGAAGATCGGCGGCGAGGCCCGTGACGCCGACAAGCCGATGGCCTTCTCGTACTAG
- the cydD gene encoding thiol reductant ABC exporter subunit CydD produces MFHVKPIDPRLLRYARATRLFLVAVVGLGAVGAGLVIAQAMLIADVVVGAFRHGHSVSELRTPLVLLAVVAVGRALVSWLTELAAHRASAAVKSELRGRLLDRAVALGPGWLSGQRTGSLVTLATRGVDALDDYFSRYLPQLGLAVVVPVAVLARVVTEDWVSAAIIVGTLPLIPLFMVLIGWATQSRTERQWRLLSRLSGHFLDVVAGLPTLKVFGRAKAQAESIRRITGEYRQATMRTLRIAFLSSFALELLATLSVALVAVTIGMRLVHGDMDLYIGLVILVLAPEAYLPLRQVGAQFHAAAEGLAAAEEIFAVLETPVPASGAGAVPSATTLAFEDVTVRYPARSADAVTDVSFTVEPGETVALVGPSGVGKSTLLNVLLGFVRPTRGLVRIGDADLADVDLAEWRSRIAWVPQRPHVYAGTIAANVRLARPDADDDAVRGALRDAGALEFVDALPEGTQTVLGEDGAGLSAGQRQRLALARAFLADRPVLLLDEPTAALDGATEGEVVAAVRRLSEGRTVLLVVHRPALLSVADRVVRLSGGEAPRGLRPLDPQDLCPPTTRLGQLEGEVADGLDQAIGEVADGLGQPIGEGAARLGGPASEGVGRLGVVEGAVAGRLGQVEGDVAGRLGESVGEGGDRLGGLEGVRSEEFARVVGGTVDSVAVGRRGVLGRVRAASGARRGRLLLALLLGALALGSAVGLMATSGWLISRASQQPPVLYLMVAVTATRAFGIGRAVFRYGERLVSHDAVLRMLADTRVAVYRRLERLAPAGLRTTRRGDLLSRLVADVDTLQDYWLRWLLPVGAAVAVSAGAVGFTAWLLPEAGAALAVGLLAAGAGVPVVTSAVARRAEHRLAPARGLLATRVTDLLTGTAELTVAGALPARTDEARRADGTLTRIASRGATATALGDGLTALLTGLTVAAAALLGARAVADGRLSGVAMAVVVLTPLAAFEAVLGLPAAVRHRQRVRRSAERIYEVLDAPEPVREPERPRQAPAAPFPVVLKGLTARYPGQSRDALRGVDLTLHEGRRVAVVGASGAGKSTLAQVLLRFLDPDAGSYTLAGVDAYGMDSDDVRRLVGLCAQDAHLFDSSVRENLLLARKDATEEDLREALGRARLLDWVDGLPDGLDTLVGEHGARLSGGQRQRLALARALLADFPVLVLDEPAEHLDLPTADALTADLLAATEGRTTLLVTHRLAGLEAVDEVVVVDAGRVVQRGRYAELAAVAGPLRDMAEREAAADSLVGAG; encoded by the coding sequence ATGTTTCACGTGAAACCAATCGATCCCCGTCTGCTGCGTTACGCCCGTGCCACCCGCCTCTTCCTGGTGGCCGTGGTCGGCCTTGGCGCCGTCGGTGCCGGGCTGGTCATCGCCCAGGCCATGCTCATCGCCGACGTGGTGGTCGGCGCCTTCCGGCACGGTCACTCCGTCTCCGAACTCCGCACCCCACTCGTGCTGTTGGCGGTCGTGGCCGTCGGCCGGGCACTGGTCTCCTGGCTCACCGAACTCGCCGCGCACCGAGCGAGCGCGGCGGTCAAGTCCGAGCTACGCGGCCGGCTCCTCGACCGTGCGGTGGCACTCGGCCCCGGCTGGCTGAGCGGTCAGCGGACCGGGTCTCTGGTCACTCTCGCCACGCGTGGGGTCGACGCCCTCGACGACTACTTCTCGCGCTACCTGCCGCAACTGGGACTGGCGGTGGTCGTGCCGGTCGCGGTGCTGGCGCGGGTCGTCACCGAGGACTGGGTCTCCGCGGCGATCATCGTGGGAACCCTGCCGCTGATCCCGCTCTTCATGGTCCTGATCGGCTGGGCAACCCAATCCCGGACGGAACGTCAGTGGCGGCTGCTGTCGCGGCTCTCCGGCCACTTCCTGGACGTGGTGGCCGGGCTGCCCACGCTGAAGGTGTTCGGCCGGGCCAAGGCGCAGGCCGAGTCCATCCGCCGGATCACCGGTGAGTACCGGCAGGCGACCATGCGGACGCTGCGGATCGCGTTCCTCTCCTCGTTCGCGCTGGAGCTGCTCGCCACGCTGTCGGTGGCGCTGGTCGCCGTGACGATCGGCATGCGGCTCGTCCACGGTGACATGGATCTGTACATCGGGCTGGTCATCCTGGTGCTGGCGCCCGAGGCGTATCTGCCGTTGCGGCAGGTGGGAGCTCAGTTCCACGCGGCGGCGGAGGGGCTGGCGGCCGCGGAGGAGATCTTCGCGGTGCTGGAGACGCCGGTGCCGGCGTCGGGGGCGGGTGCGGTGCCTTCCGCCACGACCCTCGCCTTCGAGGACGTGACGGTCCGCTATCCGGCGCGCTCGGCGGACGCCGTGACCGATGTGTCGTTCACGGTCGAACCCGGGGAGACCGTCGCGCTGGTCGGTCCGAGCGGGGTGGGCAAGTCGACCCTGCTCAACGTCCTGCTGGGGTTCGTGCGGCCGACGCGGGGGCTGGTGCGGATCGGAGACGCCGATCTCGCCGACGTCGACCTGGCGGAGTGGCGGTCGCGGATCGCCTGGGTGCCGCAGCGGCCGCATGTGTACGCCGGGACGATCGCCGCGAACGTACGGCTCGCGCGTCCCGACGCGGACGACGACGCCGTCCGGGGGGCGCTGCGGGACGCCGGGGCGCTGGAGTTCGTGGACGCGCTGCCGGAGGGGACGCAGACGGTTCTCGGTGAGGACGGGGCAGGTCTGTCCGCGGGGCAGCGGCAGCGGCTGGCGCTGGCGCGGGCGTTTCTGGCCGATCGGCCCGTGCTGTTGCTGGATGAGCCGACGGCTGCGCTGGACGGGGCGACCGAGGGGGAGGTGGTGGCGGCGGTACGGAGGCTGTCCGAGGGGCGCACCGTGTTGCTGGTGGTGCATCGGCCGGCGCTGCTGTCGGTGGCGGACCGGGTGGTGCGGCTCTCCGGCGGCGAGGCTCCCAGGGGGCTCCGCCCCCTGGACCCCCAGGACCTTTGCCCACCCACCACCCGCCTCGGTCAGTTGGAAGGTGAGGTCGCGGATGGGCTCGATCAGGCGATAGGTGAGGTCGCGGATGGGCTCGGCCAGCCGATAGGCGAAGGCGCGGCACGGCTCGGTGGGCCGGCAAGCGAGGGCGTGGGGCGGCTCGGGGTGGTGGAAGGGGCGGTTGCGGGGCGGCTCGGTCAGGTGGAAGGGGACGTTGCGGGGCGGCTTGGGGAGTCGGTCGGTGAGGGCGGTGATCGGCTCGGGGGGTTGGAGGGTGTGCGGTCGGAGGAGTTCGCGCGGGTTGTAGGCGGCACCGTGGACTCGGTGGCTGTGGGGCGCCGGGGTGTTCTCGGGCGGGTGCGTGCCGCCTCTGGGGCCCGGCGGGGGCGGTTGTTGCTCGCGCTGTTGCTCGGGGCGCTGGCGCTCGGCAGTGCCGTCGGGCTGATGGCGACCTCCGGGTGGCTGATCTCGCGGGCCTCGCAGCAGCCGCCGGTGCTGTACCTGATGGTCGCCGTGACGGCCACGCGGGCCTTCGGGATCGGGCGGGCCGTGTTCCGGTACGGCGAGCGGCTGGTGTCGCACGACGCCGTGCTGCGGATGCTGGCCGACACGCGGGTCGCCGTGTACCGGCGGCTGGAGCGGCTCGCGCCTGCCGGGCTGCGGACGACCAGGCGGGGGGATCTGCTCAGCAGGCTGGTCGCCGATGTGGACACCCTGCAGGACTACTGGCTGCGGTGGCTGCTTCCGGTCGGGGCCGCGGTGGCGGTTTCGGCCGGGGCCGTGGGTTTCACGGCCTGGCTCCTGCCCGAGGCCGGGGCCGCGCTCGCGGTGGGGCTGCTGGCGGCCGGTGCCGGTGTTCCGGTGGTGACCTCGGCCGTGGCCCGGCGTGCGGAGCACCGCTTGGCACCGGCCCGCGGGCTGCTCGCCACCCGGGTGACCGATCTGCTCACCGGCACCGCCGAACTGACCGTTGCCGGCGCGCTGCCGGCCCGCACCGACGAGGCCCGGCGGGCCGACGGCACGCTCACCCGGATCGCCTCGCGCGGGGCCACGGCCACCGCGCTCGGCGACGGGCTGACCGCGCTGCTGACCGGTCTGACCGTCGCGGCCGCCGCGCTGCTGGGTGCCCGGGCGGTCGCCGACGGCCGCCTGAGCGGCGTGGCGATGGCGGTCGTCGTACTCACTCCGCTGGCCGCCTTCGAGGCCGTACTCGGGCTGCCCGCGGCCGTGCGGCACCGCCAGCGGGTGCGCAGGAGCGCCGAGCGCATCTACGAGGTGCTGGACGCTCCCGAGCCCGTGCGGGAGCCGGAGCGGCCGCGTCAGGCGCCCGCCGCGCCCTTCCCCGTCGTGCTGAAGGGCCTGACGGCGCGGTACCCGGGGCAGTCACGGGACGCCCTCAGGGGGGTCGACCTCACCCTGCACGAGGGGCGCCGGGTCGCCGTGGTCGGTGCATCCGGCGCCGGCAAGTCGACCCTCGCCCAGGTCCTGCTGCGGTTCCTCGACCCGGACGCGGGCTCCTACACGCTGGCCGGCGTGGACGCGTACGGCATGGACAGCGACGACGTACGGCGGCTCGTCGGGCTGTGCGCCCAGGACGCGCACCTCTTCGACAGCTCCGTGCGCGAGAACCTGCTGCTCGCCCGGAAGGACGCCACCGAGGAGGACCTGCGGGAGGCGCTGGGCCGGGCCCGGCTGCTCGACTGGGTGGACGGGCTGCCCGACGGACTCGACACCCTGGTCGGCGAGCACGGGGCACGGCTGTCCGGCGGGCAGCGGCAGCGGCTGGCCCTCGCCCGGGCGCTGCTCGCCGACTTCCCGGTGCTCGTGCTGGACGAGCCGGCCGAGCATCTCGACCTGCCCACGGCGGACGCCCTCACCGCGGACCTGCTGGCCGCCACCGAGGGCCGTACGACACTGCTCGTCACGCACCGGCTGGCGGGCCTGGAAGCCGTGGACGAGGTGGTCGTCGTCGACGCGGGCCGGGTGGTGCAGCGCGGGAGGTATGCGGAACTGGCCGCCGTGGCCGGA
- the cydB gene encoding cytochrome d ubiquinol oxidase subunit II encodes MELHDVWFVLIAVLWTGYFFLEGFDFGVGILTKVLARDRLEKRVLINTIGPVWDGNEVWLLTAGGATFAAFPEWYATLFSGFYLPLLVILVCLIVRGVAFEYRAKRPEEKWQRNWETAIFWTSLIPAFLWGVAFGNIAHGVKIDRNFEYVGTVSDLFHPYALLGGLVTLTLFTFHGSVFTALKTVGDIRVRARKLATKVGVLTAALALAFLVWTQAASGDGKSLVALIVAVAALVAALGANLRGREGWAFALSGVTIVAAVAMLFLSLFPNVMPSSLNGDWSLTVTNASSSPYTLKIMTWLAAIATPLVLLYQGWTYWVFRKRIGTQHIATEAAH; translated from the coding sequence ATGGAACTTCACGACGTCTGGTTCGTCCTGATCGCCGTCCTGTGGACCGGCTACTTCTTCCTGGAGGGATTCGACTTCGGGGTCGGCATCCTCACCAAGGTGCTCGCCCGCGACCGCCTGGAGAAGCGGGTGCTGATCAACACGATCGGCCCGGTCTGGGACGGCAATGAGGTGTGGCTGCTCACCGCGGGCGGCGCGACCTTCGCCGCCTTCCCCGAGTGGTACGCCACGCTCTTCTCCGGCTTCTACCTGCCCCTGCTGGTCATCCTGGTCTGCCTGATCGTCCGGGGCGTCGCCTTCGAGTACCGGGCCAAGCGGCCCGAGGAGAAATGGCAGCGCAACTGGGAGACCGCGATCTTCTGGACCTCGCTGATCCCGGCGTTCCTGTGGGGCGTGGCCTTCGGGAACATCGCGCACGGCGTCAAGATCGACCGGAACTTCGAGTACGTCGGCACCGTCTCGGACCTGTTCCACCCGTACGCTCTGCTCGGCGGACTGGTGACGCTGACCCTGTTCACCTTCCACGGCTCGGTGTTCACCGCGCTCAAGACGGTCGGTGACATCCGGGTACGGGCGCGGAAGCTGGCCACCAAGGTCGGTGTCCTCACCGCGGCGCTGGCGCTGGCCTTCCTGGTGTGGACCCAGGCCGCCAGTGGCGACGGCAAGAGCCTGGTGGCACTGATCGTGGCGGTCGCCGCACTTGTGGCCGCCCTCGGAGCCAATCTGCGGGGCCGCGAGGGATGGGCGTTCGCCCTGTCCGGCGTGACCATCGTGGCCGCCGTGGCGATGCTCTTCCTGTCGCTCTTCCCGAATGTCATGCCGTCGTCGCTCAACGGGGACTGGAGTCTCACGGTCACCAATGCCTCGTCGAGTCCGTACACCCTGAAGATCATGACGTGGCTCGCGGCGATCGCCACGCCGCTCGTCCTGCTCTACCAGGGGTGGACCTACTGGGTGTTCCGCAAGCGGATCGGTACGCAACACATCGCGACCGAAGCCGCGCACTGA